A single window of Methylocella tundrae DNA harbors:
- a CDS encoding OmpW/AlkL family protein — MAALMLGASAVAAFAADLPIAPAPALTPAPALPEAFQPFQVRLRAVGVLPEGGGILQNNATGGFVSGGVKASDAVIPELDVSYFFTKNIAIEAVCCVSYHNLFLKGGTLNGSYIGHTLLFPPTVLLQYHVTTLGAFQPYAGVGVNYTHFFSVHPDGQILNSLSLGDSWGVAGQIGFDYMIDDHWGLNFDVKKLLMNTRVNATVAPGIASVSGNAAISPWLIGAGITYRFGGPASAIVAKY; from the coding sequence ATGGCAGCTCTCATGCTTGGCGCGTCGGCCGTCGCGGCGTTCGCGGCCGACCTTCCAATAGCGCCAGCGCCGGCTCTGACGCCGGCCCCGGCTCTGCCCGAGGCGTTCCAGCCCTTTCAGGTGCGCCTGCGCGCCGTCGGCGTCTTGCCGGAAGGTGGCGGCATTCTCCAGAACAACGCCACCGGCGGTTTTGTCAGCGGCGGCGTCAAGGCGTCAGACGCGGTCATTCCCGAGCTCGACGTCAGCTATTTCTTTACAAAGAATATCGCGATCGAAGCTGTCTGCTGCGTCTCCTACCACAATCTTTTCCTGAAGGGTGGGACGCTCAACGGCAGCTACATCGGCCACACCTTGCTGTTTCCGCCGACCGTGCTGCTGCAATATCATGTGACGACGCTCGGCGCTTTCCAGCCCTATGCCGGCGTCGGCGTGAATTATACGCACTTTTTCTCCGTGCATCCGGATGGCCAAATTCTGAATTCGCTGAGCCTTGGCGATTCCTGGGGCGTCGCCGGCCAGATCGGCTTCGACTACATGATCGACGATCATTGGGGCCTCAACTTCGACGTCAAGAAACTTCTGATGAACACGCGCGTCAACGCGACTGTGGCGCCGGGAATAGCCTCGGTTTCAGGCAACGCCGCCATCAGCCCCTGGCTGATCGGCGCCGGCATCACCTATCGTTTCGGTGGTCCCGCCTCGGCGATCGTCGCAAAATATTGA
- a CDS encoding amylo-alpha-1,6-glucosidase: protein MTEAPRGVNHIVDDVIELPQYYIETETSLVQSALRSLKHGDAFAVFDEYGDIGVAGPGPEGLYFNDTRFLSRLKLLVDGKRPLLLSSVIQDDNVALSVDLTNPDIHVDGAISMPRDTICIERTKFLWRGVLYERIGFRNFADSPRQFRIDIGFGADFRDLFEVRGSMREKRGQIAFMRNQTGVEFQYDGLDRVRRVTKLVFWPEPERADQTSARFRFDLGPHGRGSMFLSVVCADQNPPHLTHFSIAFRDRRRAIRAKTAAIATVNSSNDLFNEVCCRATSDLYMLVSRTPQGLYPYAGIPWFSTAFGRDGVITAMMLLWLDPVIAKGVLKFLAATQAKTIDPAADAQPGKILHETRNGEMARLGEVPFRLYYGSVDATPLFVMLAGMYFDRTGDVETITAIWPNIKAALQWIDEFGDKDGDGFVEYARETGDGLVNQGWKDSYDSIFHADGALAEGPIALCEVQGYVYAAKSHAAKLAGYFGERDLESKLIAEAQSLQKAFDAAFWCEDLGAFALALDGRKKPCRVRASNSGHALFAGIASPERAPRVVRTLLRRSSFSGWGIRTVADGEARYNPISYHNGSVWPHDNAMIALGFARYGFAREAAQVFSAMFDAAAHQDLRRLPELFCGFIRRPHRGPTSYPVACAPQAWAAAAPFAFLQACLGMELSQRNNAIRFIDPMMPDFLDSVTLTRLTLGASQVKLKLERHGEDVTLNLLERRGDAKLMLVK from the coding sequence ATGACAGAGGCTCCACGCGGCGTCAATCACATCGTGGACGACGTGATTGAACTTCCCCAATATTACATCGAGACCGAGACGTCCCTCGTCCAGAGCGCGCTGCGCAGTCTGAAGCATGGTGACGCCTTCGCTGTGTTCGACGAATACGGCGACATCGGCGTCGCTGGGCCGGGACCTGAAGGGCTCTATTTCAACGATACGCGTTTCCTCTCCCGCCTGAAGCTGCTGGTGGACGGAAAGCGGCCGCTGCTGCTGAGTTCCGTCATTCAGGATGACAATGTCGCGCTATCTGTGGATCTGACCAATCCAGACATCCACGTCGACGGCGCGATTTCGATGCCGCGCGACACGATCTGTATTGAACGCACCAAATTCCTGTGGCGAGGCGTTCTTTATGAACGGATCGGGTTTCGCAATTTCGCCGATAGCCCGCGGCAGTTTCGCATCGACATAGGCTTTGGCGCCGATTTCCGTGACCTCTTTGAAGTGCGTGGGTCAATGCGCGAGAAACGCGGCCAGATCGCGTTCATGCGCAACCAGACAGGCGTCGAATTTCAATATGATGGCCTTGACCGGGTAAGGCGCGTCACAAAGCTGGTGTTTTGGCCAGAGCCCGAACGTGCCGATCAAACTTCCGCGCGTTTTCGATTTGATCTTGGGCCGCATGGGCGCGGATCCATGTTCCTTTCAGTCGTCTGCGCGGATCAGAACCCGCCGCATCTGACGCATTTCTCGATCGCTTTTCGCGACAGGCGCCGCGCCATTCGCGCCAAGACGGCGGCGATTGCGACCGTCAACAGTTCGAATGATCTCTTCAACGAAGTGTGCTGCCGGGCGACGTCCGATCTTTATATGCTGGTCTCCCGCACGCCCCAGGGGCTTTACCCTTACGCGGGCATTCCCTGGTTTTCGACAGCTTTCGGGCGCGACGGCGTCATTACGGCGATGATGCTGCTTTGGCTCGATCCCGTCATCGCCAAAGGGGTGCTCAAGTTTTTGGCCGCGACGCAGGCGAAAACGATCGATCCTGCCGCCGATGCGCAGCCGGGCAAGATTCTGCACGAGACCCGCAATGGCGAGATGGCCCGGCTTGGGGAGGTTCCGTTCCGGCTCTATTATGGCTCAGTCGACGCGACGCCGCTCTTTGTCATGCTCGCCGGCATGTATTTCGATCGAACGGGCGATGTCGAGACGATCACGGCGATTTGGCCCAATATCAAGGCGGCGCTTCAGTGGATCGACGAATTCGGCGACAAGGATGGAGACGGATTCGTCGAATATGCGCGCGAGACAGGGGATGGCCTCGTCAATCAGGGCTGGAAAGATTCGTATGATTCGATTTTTCACGCCGACGGCGCCCTGGCGGAAGGCCCGATCGCGCTATGCGAGGTTCAGGGCTATGTGTACGCCGCCAAGTCCCACGCGGCGAAGCTCGCCGGATATTTTGGCGAACGCGATCTCGAATCAAAACTCATCGCCGAGGCGCAGAGCTTGCAAAAGGCGTTCGACGCGGCCTTTTGGTGCGAGGATCTCGGCGCCTTCGCCCTGGCCCTCGACGGGCGAAAGAAGCCTTGCCGGGTCCGCGCCTCGAATTCAGGACATGCGCTTTTTGCCGGGATCGCCAGTCCGGAGCGGGCGCCCCGCGTGGTGCGGACGCTGCTGAGGCGGAGTTCGTTCAGCGGTTGGGGCATTCGCACGGTGGCCGATGGGGAGGCGCGCTACAATCCAATTTCCTACCACAATGGTTCGGTCTGGCCGCACGATAATGCGATGATCGCGCTGGGCTTCGCCCGCTATGGCTTTGCGCGCGAGGCCGCGCAGGTTTTCTCTGCGATGTTCGATGCGGCCGCACACCAGGATTTGCGGCGGCTGCCCGAACTTTTTTGCGGTTTCATCCGCCGCCCGCATAGGGGGCCGACTTCCTATCCGGTCGCCTGCGCTCCGCAGGCCTGGGCGGCGGCTGCCCCCTTCGCCTTTCTGCAAGCCTGCCTCGGCATGGAGCTGTCTCAGCGCAACAACGCGATCCGGTTCATCGATCCGATGATGCCTGATTTCCTGGATTCCGTGACCCTTACGCGCCTTACGCTCGGGGCGTCACAGGTCAAGCTGAAGCTCGAGAGGCATGGCGAGGACGTCACCCTCAACCTGCTGGAGCGGCGCGGCGACGCAAAACTCATGCTGGTTAAATGA